Genomic segment of Tomitella fengzijianii:
AGGATAGGCAATTGATAGGACTGCGTAAAAGCGCGCGTGGCGACGGCGACGACGGTCGCGCTGGAGACGGCGCCCACGTCGATTCCGAAGCGAACGACACCGCCGAAGCGAACGACACCGCCGAAGCGATCGACACCGCCGAAGCACAGGACACGCTCGCATCGGCCGACGTCGCGGAAGCGGGGCGGGCGCGAGGGCCCCGCTGGTTGTTCCCCGTCGTATCGGGGGTCGTCATCGTCGCTCTGCTTGTGGCGATGAGCCTGCTGTTGTGGCAGCGATACGGGGCGACGGACTCGAACGGCTCCGGCAGCGGCGTGCAGAGCGCTTTGCAGTCGCCGGCCATCGATGTCGCGGAGAAGGTGGTGCTGGGTGTCACCAACGTCAACCCGGACACGGTGAAGGCCAACGCGGACGAGGTGCTCGCGAACTCCACCGGGTCCTTCCACGACGACTACCAGTCCGCGCAGGGGCAGTTCGCCACCCTCGTCGGCAAAGCGGATGCGACCTCGAAGGGCACGATCGTGCAATCGGGGCTCGAGTCGATCAAGGGCGACACCGCGACGGTTCTGGTGGTGGTGTCCACGGACGTGCAGAACTCCGCGCTGCCGGAGGCGTCGCAGCGCGGGTTCCGCCTCCGGGTGACGCTGGAGAAGGACGGGAACGACTACAAGGTGTCGAATCTGGAGCAGGTGCCGTGACGGTGGACGACGAGCTGACCGGAACCGACCCGATCGACGAAGGCGGGACGTTCGACAACCCGCGCAGGGGCCGTGCACGGCTGTTGCTGCGGGCCGCGACGGTGGCGGTCATCGTGGCGCTGGCGGCCGTGGTGGGCTGGCTCGCGTGGGGATACTTCTCCGAAGACGCGTCGCACACCGATGCGGCCGCAGCCATCGGGCGGACACCGGAGGACGACGCGGACCCCGCCTCCAACGGGGCCGGCGCCCCCGTGGTGTGGGGCCGGGGGACCGGGCCGGCGACGGCGGCGGTCCGGGCAGCGGTGAGCGGCACCGAATCGATTTTCGGATACACCTATGACAAGGCCGAGCAGCAGCTCGGCGACGCTTCCAACGCGCTGACCGGGGACTTCCAGGACGAGTTTCGCGAGTACGTGACCACTCAGCTCGTTCCGGCGGCCAAGGAGAAGAAGGCCTCGGTGGCGGCGACGGTCGTGGGGGCGGCTCCGGTGCGGTTCTCGGACGACTCGGCGGAGGTGCTGGTGTTCATGGACCAGGTCGCCAAGACGGAGGGCGCCGACCAGACGGCGTTCACGCCCAGCCAGATGATGGTCTCGCTGGGGAACACGGACGGAAAATGGCTGATCAGCGACGTGCAGCGCATCGCTTTCTGACCGGGCGGCGGGCCTATTGCGGCTCCTGCGTGGAGGTCGACCTGAGGACCTCGAGAAACATCCGTGCCCACCGGTCGACGTCGTGCGCCAGCACCTGCCTGCGCAGCGCGCGCATACGGCGCCGGCCCGACTCGCGGTCCTGCGAGACGGCGGCCGCCATCGCGTTCTTGACGCCTTCGATATCGTGCGGGTTGACCAGGTAGGCCTGCTTGAACTCGGACGCGGCGCCGGCGAACTCGCTGAGCACGAGTGCCCCGTCCAGCCGCACCTTGCTCGCCACGTACTCCTTCGCCACCAGGTTCATGCCGTCGCGCAGGGGGGTCACCAGCATGACGTCGGCCGCCACGAAGAACGCCGTGAGCTCCTCACGCCCCACCGGCCGGTGCATGTAGTGCACCATCGTGCTGCCGACCTCGCCGTACTCGCCGTTGATGCGGCCGACCTGCTCTTCGATGGACCGCCGCATGATGGCGTACTGCTCGACGCGTTCCCGGCTGGGCGTCGCCAACTGCACCATCACGGTGTCCGAGGGGTCCAGGCGTCCCTCCTGGAGGAGCTCGCCGATCGCGCGCAACCTCATGTCGATGCCCTTGGTGTAGTCCAGGCGGTCCACGCCGAGCATGATCACCCCCGGGTTGCCGAGCTGCCTGCGGATCTCCGCGGCTCTGTCGCGGACGGTGCGGCTGCGGGCGAGGCGATCGATCCTGGTCGAGTCGATGGAGATGGGGAATGCGCCGACGCGCACCGTACGCCCCTCGTGCGTGATCGAGCCGTGGCGCGCGAGCGGGCGGATGTACCCGCGGCTGGTCGGCAGGCCCAGCAGTTTACGGGCGAGGATCATGAAGTTGTCGGCGCCGCCGGGCAGCTGGAACCCGATGAGGTCCGCCCCCAGCATGCCCTCGACGACCTCGCGCCGCCACGGGAGCTGCATGAACAGTTCCACGGGTGGGAACGGGATGTGCAGAAAGAATCCGATGGTGAGGTCGGGGCGCAGCTCGCGGAGCATGCGGGGCACCAGCTGCAGCTGGTAGTCCTGCACCCAGACTGTGGCCCCGGGGGCGGCCGTCTTCGCTGTTGCCTCCGCGAACCGCCTGTTCACGTCCACGTAGCTGTCCCACCACTCGCGGTGGTACATGGGCTTGACGGCCAAGTCGTGGTAGAGCGGCCACAGCGTGCCGTTGGAGAATCCCTCGTAGTAGCGCTCGTAGTCGAGGGAGTCGAGCCGTACCGGGTGGAGTTCCAGGCCGTCCTCGACGAACGGGGCGACGTCGGCGTCGGCCTGTCCGGGCCAGCCCACCCATCCGCCGGAGTTGTTCCGCAGCACCGGTTCGAGTGCGCTGACCAGACCGCCGGGGGAGCGGCGCCACTCAGGCGCGCCGTCCGCGCCGGTGACCATGTCCACCGGAAGCCGGTTGGCCACGACGACGAAGTCCGAACCGACGTCCTTCTCGCTCACGCGGGCCTCCACACCGTCGTCTGCGCCGACCGCCGGACGGCGGTCGGGTCAACACCGATGGTGCCAGGTCATTCTTCGCGGGGCTGCGGGTCGATCCCCAGCATCGACAGGAACATGCGGCACTCCGCCGCATCCGTTGCGAATGCGGCGACGACGCGCTGAGCCTGGTGCGCGGTCTCGTCCGCCAGCGGTGCGAGATCCTCGTCGAGTTCCTGCGCGGCGCTTTCGCCGGTGGTTCGTGCCGCCATCGGTTCCTCCATATTAGGGGTGTTGGCCTGTGACTGGTTGTGTCGGTAGTGGCCCGCGCGGGGTGGACGGTGAGCGTGTGGGCGGAGACCCGGGCAGGGGCCTGCGGTAGGGCCGTTCCGGCCGCAGCCGCATGCCCACAGAGCCGACGCCGCTCGTCCGGAGCGCGGAGGCCGCGCGACCGCTGCGACACGAAGGTGCGGGCGGGGCGCGGATCAGTACGACTCTAGGAGACGGTTCGCTTGTTCCGCCACTTCGATTCCGTGTGTTCTCGGCCATGTCCGATGTCGCGGCCGATGCGCCGGACGATGGGCTTGGGCAACGCCGCGGCGCGCACTATTCGCGGCCGGCGGATGGTGCGGGCCGCCCATTCGCCGAGCACCACGCCTGCCGCGAGGGAACTGCCGATGCCGAACACGGTCGCGAGTCCGCTTAAGCCCGTGAGCGGTTCGTTGGAAAGGAATGAGTACAGGCTGCGATACAGGGACAGGCCGGGCAGCAACGGGGTGATGCCCGCTATGCCGACGATGATCGGCGGGGTCAGCGCGCGGCGGGCGAGCAGGCCGCCCGCGACGCCCACGACGGTGGCCGCGGTGCCCGCCGCGATGATCGGGCCGGTGGCCCAGATTTGCAGCACCGTGTAGACCAGGCTGCCGACCGCGCCCGCCGCGGCGGCCACGCTCACCGCGCGCGCCTCCGCGTAACAGGCCAACGCGAAGAACCCGGCGGCGAAGGCGCCCGCGATCACCTGGACCGGGATGCGGGTGAGGTCCCCGGAGTACTGCGCGGCGCTGATCGGCGGGAGGGTGAGGCCGACCGCATCGGATACGCGCAGACCGATCGCCACGCCGACGATGATGCCCGCTGTCATCATGAGGAGCTCGAAGAACCGGGCCGACGCGGTGATGGGGGCGCCGGTGATGGCGTCCTGGACCGAGCCGACCACGGAGAGGCCGGACAGCAGCACCACGATCCCCGAGGCGATGACCAGGGAAGGGCGCAGGTCCAGGCCCATGGCGTCGCGCGCGGAGTAGAGCCCTGCCGCAGGGATCGTGGCGATGAATCCGCCGACGATTTGCTGGAAGAAGTACGGCAGCCCGACTCTGTTGAGCACCAGGTTGGTCTGGTAGATCGCCATGGTGCACAGCAGCGCCACCGACGCGACGATCACGCCCGCGCCCAGCAACACCGCGATGGCGCCGGCCATTCCGGCCCACGCCACTGTCGAAACCCAGCGAGGGTACGGATGCGGCGAGTTGGTGATCGATTCGAGCTCGTTCCGGGCCTCGACGGGGCTGACCGCGCCGACGCGAATACGCCGGACCAGCCGGTCGATGGCCGCCAGCCTGCTGAAGTCGTGGGAACGGTGTTCGACGATCCGGATCGACCCGGCCGGTGGCAGCGTCGACCCGCGGCGGGCGCTGATCGCGATCGAGTTGAAGGTGACGTCCACGTCGCACTCCGCCAGGCCGTACGCCGCGGCGACCTGGCGGACCTGGATCTGTGTGTCGATGGCGCCGGTGCCCGACGCCATCAGGACCTCGCCCACCCAGATGGCGAGGCGGAGCACCTCGGTGACGGCGGTGTCGTCCGTGAGATCGATCGGCTGCAGCGGCGACGGCGGCGGCGTCGTCGTATCGACCGTGGCACGACGCACTTTGCGCGGGCGGCGCAGATCCTTGCGGCGGGTCAGACGCTGCGCGAGCGACCGCCGCGGAGGTGCCACGGCCGTCGGTGCGGAGGCCGCGGCGCCACCGACGTCCGCAGGAGTCGACCCCGGCGGGTCCGGAGGCTGAACCCCGGCGGGGTCGGCTGGTTCGGCGCTGTCAGTCTTCGACAAGATCCCCGTCCCCGAGTCCGGTCGCGGCAAAGGCGCTGGCGAGGTCCGGGTGCACGAACACGGAGCCGACCTGGTCGCCGGTGATCTGGAAAGCCGCGGCGATGGTGCGGGAGTCCGGCGCCTCGCCCGGAGTCGCCGAGCCGCTGGCGACGCTTTCCGAAACGACGAGATCGCCCCGCATGAACACGCGCTCGGGGGTCATCGTGGTGTGGGATTCGGACGCCCACTTGTTGAGCACTGCGAGGCCCTGTCCGCCGCCGTGATCGCCGGCGATCTCGATGCCGTCGCTGGATAACTCCAGAAGGGTGTCGATGTCCCCGGACGTCAGGGCTTCCTGCCAGGCGAGGGCAGTGGCGTAGGCGGTTGTGCTCATGCCGTCAACCGTAGTGGGTCCGGTGGCGGCGCACACTGTTCCCGGCGCGGATCCGCAGACTTGCGACGGCGATTCCGCGCGCAGGCGTCCGACGGCTACGATGTGATGCGGTCCGGCGGACCGGGCCGGTGCTGGAGTGGCGCAATTGGTAGCGCACCCGACTTGTAATCGGGCGGTTGCGAGTTCAAGTCTCGTCTCCAGCTCCGCCGAAACGCCAGGTCGCAGCAGGTGGTGACCTGGCGTTTCGCCGTGCTCGGACCGTGTCTCGCGGCCGGCGCTTCCTGCCTGCCGCCTCCACCCCGCTCGGCAGTGCGCCCCTCCGAGGGGGGCGATCAGGACTCGACGTGGGTGGACAGGTAGAGCGGTTCGCCGAGCTGGTTGATCAAGTCCAGCTGCCGGTCGAGGTAGTCGATGTGCTCCTCTTCGTCCTCGAGGATCGTCTCGAAGATCCGGGCGGAGGTGACGTCGCCTACGGAGCGCATGTATTCGATGCCGCGCTGCAGGCGGTCCACCGCGGCCACCTCGATCTGCTTGTCCGCCTCGAACATCTCGCTGACGGTCTGGCCGATGGCGATGACGCCGAGCCGCTGGTAGTTCGGCAGGCCGTCGAGGAACAGGATCCTGTCGGTGAGGATCTCCGCGTGCTTCATCTCGTCGATCGACTCGGCCCGGGTGTGGGAGGCCAGGCGCGCCCAGCCTCGGTCCTCCTGCATCTTGGAATGCAGGAAGTACTGGTTGATGGCGGTGAGCTCGGCGGTGAGCTGCTCGTTCAGAAAGTCGATGACCTGCTTGTCGCCCTGCATCGTGTCCTCCTCGTGGGGGTGGGATGACACGTGCCGCCGACAGCGAGGCAAGGCCGCCCGCGACACCGAGTCGAGTACTGGAAACAGTACAAGAATCCGGGGCGCGGATGCGCCTTAGTGCGAGACCGGCCGGTCAGCCCGCGATCTTCAGCTCGATCGTCCCACCCTCAGCGGGCTTCGACCGGAGAATCGCCTGAATCTTCTTCACGCACGCGCCGCAGTCGCGGCCGGCTCCGCAGCTGCGGCCGATCTTGTTGACGGAGGTGTGACCGCAGGCGATCTGTGCCCGGATGTCCTCGTCCGTGAAGGCGTGGCACATGCACACATACATCGGGATCCTCCACGGTCGTCGGGTGCGGCCTGCCGGAACGATGCCGACGGTCCGCCCTGGGCTGGCAGGCTCAGGTTAGCCTGCCCATACTTTAACAAGCATGGGCCCGATTCTCGTGTGATGTGAGTCTCAATTCCGCTTGGCGGGAGACGGACCGCATGTCCGCGCCCGCCCGCGCGTCAGTGCGGGTCGTGTTCTATCTCGGTGTAGACGTCGCGCACGGACCTCCGCCGGCGGCCGCCCGGGATCCGGTTGACGAGTTCGGTCAGCGGCTCGACGGCGGCGTTGAGCGTGATCACGGCGTCGTGCAGCCGGTCGATGGTGTCGCCCAGATCCACCAGCTGGTCGAGGGTGCCGCCCTCGGCGGTGAGCTTCTCCACGAAGCCCTCCTCCGCCAGCAGGCGCTCGGCCAGGCCGTCCTCGCCCAGGATGCGGTCGATGACGCCGCCCTCCGCCGTGATGCGGTCGAGGGCGCCGCCGTCGGAGAGCAGGCGGTCGATGGGGCCGTCCGCGGCGACGAGGTGGTCCAGCCCGCCGCCTTCGCGCAGGAAACGGTCGACGGGACTGCCGGGCCGGGCGAGGCGCTGCACCGGCCCCTCCTCGGACAGCACCCTGTCGAGGGCGCCGCCCGGCGCCATCGCCTGGCCCAGCGGGCGGTCGTTCGCGGTGACCTCCGCCAGCCGTTGCAGCAGTGCGATGGGGCCGTTCGGGTCGGTGAGGAGCTTGTTGATCTGCTCGGCCAGCCCGCCCGGGCCCACCACGGCGGAGAACTGGTCCGCGTACCCGCCGGGCCGGCGCAGCGGTCCGTCGGGCGCGACGAGCTGGCCCATGCCGAGGGTCGCCTGCGTCGCGGCCACGGCGACCTTGGCAGGAAGAGTGATCAGGTCGACGAATCCCATGCCGAAACATTAACCGAGCGGCGTGCAGTCCATGCTCCGGCGACCATGCTCCGGCGACCCGCCGGGGCGGCGCGGGTTCAGGCGCCGGCGACCTGCGCGCCGTGGCCCTGGGCCCGGAGCGCGGCCCGGATCCGCTCGGCTGCCACGTCCATCTGCTCCGGCGGGGCCTGCGGATCCGCCAGTGACAGGTCGAACCCCGACATGTCCGCAGCCGGGAACACGTGCAGGTGCAGGTGCGGCACCTCGAATCCGGCGATGAGCATCCCCGCGCGAGGCGCATCGAACGCGCTGCACACGGCCTTCCCGATGTGCTGAGCGACAGTCGAGCAGTGGGCGAACAGCGACGGGTCGACGTCCTGCCAGTTGTCGACCTCGTCGCGCGGGACGACGAGCGTGTGGCCCTGCGCGACCGGGGCGATGGTCAGGAAGGCGACCACCCGGTCGTCCGACCAGACGAACCGGCCCGGGATCTCGCCGGCGATGATCTTGCTGAATACGGTTGCCATGCGTACGAGCATCGCCGATGGCGGTCCATCCCGCTACCGCGCCCGCCGACGTCTCCGTAGCCGCGACTGCGCGCCCCGACCGCGTGCCCCGACGGCTCCCTCCCGAGCCCGGCACCGGTGCGTCGGCGCACCTCGGTCCACGTAGTCTGTCCGGGTGCGCGTACTCGTGATCGGCTCCGGAGCCCGTGAACATGCCCTCGTGTCGGCTCTCGCCGACGACCCCGCAGTGGAGGCGGTCGTCTGCGCCCCCGGTAACGCGGGCATCGCCGCCCGGGCGCAGGTCCTGCCTGTGGACGCGGCGTCGGGCGACGCCGTCGTCGGGCTGGCGAGGGACACGGCCGCCGACCTGGTCGTCGTCGGGCCCGAGGTGCCGTTGGTGCTCGGCGTCGCGGACGCGGTGCGGGCGGCGGGGATCGCCTGCTTCGGGCCGTCGGCCGCCGCGGCCCGGATCGAGGGGTCGAAGGCGTTCGCGAAGGACGTCATGGCCGCGGCCGGGGTGCGCACCGCGCGCGCCGAGTCCGTGGACAACGCCGGCGACCTGGACGCCGCGCTCGGCCGATTCGGCCCCACCTGGGTGGTCAAGGACGACGGCCTGGCCGCGGGCAAGGGCGTTGTCGTCACGGCCGACCTCGAGGAGGCGCGCGCACACGCCGCCGCGGTCCTCGACGGCGGGCACCCGGTGCTGCTGGAATCCTTCCTGTCCGGGCCCGAGGTTTCGCTCTTCTGCCTGGTGCATGGGCGCACCGTGGTCCCGCTGCTGCCCGCACAGGATCACAAGCGCGCTGGTGATGGCGACGCCGGGCCCAACACCGGCGGCATGGGCGCCTATGCGCCGCTGCCCTGGCTGCCGCAGGAGATGACCGACCGGATCGTCGACGAGGTCGTCGCCCCCGTGGCCGCGGAGATGGCCGACCGCGGCTGCCCCTACACCGGGCTGCTGTACGCGGGGCTCGCCATCGACTCCGAGGGGCCCGCGGTGGTGGAGTTCAACTGCCGGTTCGGCGACCCGGAGACGCAGGCGATCCTGCCGCTGCTGCGCACGCCGCTGGGCGCGGTGCTCGCTGCTGCGGCCGACGGCACCCTGGCCGGCCTGCCGCCACTGGAATGGCGCGCCGGCGCGGCGGTCACGGTGGTGCTCGCCGCGCAGAACTACCCCGCCATCCCGCGCACCGGCGACGTCATCAGCGGGGCCGGGCTCGCGGACGGTCCGGACGGGACGGCGGTGCTGCACGCCGGCACCGCGCGAGGTGAGGATGGCCGGCTGGTCTCGGCGGGCGGGCGCGTCCTGAACGTCACCGGCACCGGGGACGATCTGGCGCAGGCGCGGGCGGCGGCCTACGCACGCCTGGCACAGATCAACCTCCCCGGGGCCCACCACCGCACCGACATCGGACTCGCCGCGGAGCAGGGGCGCATCAGCGTCTAGGGGTGCCGGGCCGGGAGCGGCCACGCGGGCCGGGAGTGCGCCGCGGCACGAGCTAGTGTCATGGCGTGGTCACACAGTCGCGGCGCTCAGGCATCGAGCCCTTCCATGTCATGGACGTGCTCAAAGCGGCGGGAGAGCGCTCCCGCGCGCACGGAGATCTGGTGAGCCTGGCCGCCGGGCAGCCGTCCACGCCCGCCCCCACACCGGTGCTCGCCGCGGCGCGAGAGGCGCTCGGATCGCACCTCCTCGGCTACACCGAGGCGCTGGGCATCCCGGAACTGCGCGAGGCCATCGCCCGGTACCACCACGAGCGTTCCGGCGTGGCCGTGGACGCGGACGACGTCATCGTCACCACCGGGTCCTCGGGAGGATTCACGCTGATCTTCCTGGCGGCGTTCGATGCCGGGGACACGGTCGTGATGGCCCGTCCCGGATACCCGGCCTACCGCAACACGCTGGCCGCCCTGGGTTGCCGCGTGGTGGAGATCGACTGTGGGGCCGACACCCGGTTCCAGCCCACGGTGGAGATGCTCGAAGAGCACACACGCCGGGCGGGGGCGGCGCCCGCGGGGCTCATCGTCGCGAGCCCCGCCAACCCCACGGGCACCGTGATCGATCCCGCCGGTCTGGCCGCGCTGGCCCGCTGGTGCGAAGAGCACGGCACACTGCTCGTCTCCGACGAGATCTACCACGGGATCGAGTTCTCCTCCGGGGCGGACGCGGGCGGCCCAGCCCCGGGCGGCCCAGCCCCGGACGGCCCAGCCCCGGACGGCCCTGCGGGCCGTGCGGAGGCGCTGCCGCCGACCAGCAGCGCCTGGGAGACGTCCCGCGAGGCCGTGGTCATGGGCTCGGTGTCCAAATACTTCTCGATGACGGGGTGGCGTCTGGGCTGGATGCTCGTGCCGCGCGGGCTGCGGCGCGCGGTCGACCGGCTCACCGGCAACATGAACATCTGCCCGCCCGCGCTCTCCCAGGTGGCCGCCGTCGCCGCCTTCTCGCCCGAATCGCGTGCGGAACTGGATGCGCACGTGCGCCGGTACGCCCGCAACCGGGCCCTGATGCTCGAGGGGCTGCCGTCGATCGGGATCGGCGACCTGGCGCCCGCGGACGGCGCCTTCTACGTCTACGCCGACATCGGTCACCTCACCCGGGACTCGCTGCGGTGGTCCACGGGCCTGCTGCGGGACACGGGCGTCGCCG
This window contains:
- a CDS encoding alpha,alpha-trehalose-phosphate synthase (UDP-forming), with the translated sequence MEARVSEKDVGSDFVVVANRLPVDMVTGADGAPEWRRSPGGLVSALEPVLRNNSGGWVGWPGQADADVAPFVEDGLELHPVRLDSLDYERYYEGFSNGTLWPLYHDLAVKPMYHREWWDSYVDVNRRFAEATAKTAAPGATVWVQDYQLQLVPRMLRELRPDLTIGFFLHIPFPPVELFMQLPWRREVVEGMLGADLIGFQLPGGADNFMILARKLLGLPTSRGYIRPLARHGSITHEGRTVRVGAFPISIDSTRIDRLARSRTVRDRAAEIRRQLGNPGVIMLGVDRLDYTKGIDMRLRAIGELLQEGRLDPSDTVMVQLATPSRERVEQYAIMRRSIEEQVGRINGEYGEVGSTMVHYMHRPVGREELTAFFVAADVMLVTPLRDGMNLVAKEYVASKVRLDGALVLSEFAGAASEFKQAYLVNPHDIEGVKNAMAAAVSQDRESGRRRMRALRRQVLAHDVDRWARMFLEVLRSTSTQEPQ
- a CDS encoding threonine/serine exporter family protein, yielding MTRRKDLRRPRKVRRATVDTTTPPPSPLQPIDLTDDTAVTEVLRLAIWVGEVLMASGTGAIDTQIQVRQVAAAYGLAECDVDVTFNSIAISARRGSTLPPAGSIRIVEHRSHDFSRLAAIDRLVRRIRVGAVSPVEARNELESITNSPHPYPRWVSTVAWAGMAGAIAVLLGAGVIVASVALLCTMAIYQTNLVLNRVGLPYFFQQIVGGFIATIPAAGLYSARDAMGLDLRPSLVIASGIVVLLSGLSVVGSVQDAITGAPITASARFFELLMMTAGIIVGVAIGLRVSDAVGLTLPPISAAQYSGDLTRIPVQVIAGAFAAGFFALACYAEARAVSVAAAAGAVGSLVYTVLQIWATGPIIAAGTAATVVGVAGGLLARRALTPPIIVGIAGITPLLPGLSLYRSLYSFLSNEPLTGLSGLATVFGIGSSLAAGVVLGEWAARTIRRPRIVRAAALPKPIVRRIGRDIGHGREHTESKWRNKRTVS
- a CDS encoding nuclear transport factor 2-like protein, with the protein product MSTTAYATALAWQEALTSGDIDTLLELSSDGIEIAGDHGGGQGLAVLNKWASESHTTMTPERVFMRGDLVVSESVASGSATPGEAPDSRTIAAAFQITGDQVGSVFVHPDLASAFAATGLGDGDLVED
- the bfr gene encoding bacterioferritin; translated protein: MQGDKQVIDFLNEQLTAELTAINQYFLHSKMQEDRGWARLASHTRAESIDEMKHAEILTDRILFLDGLPNYQRLGVIAIGQTVSEMFEADKQIEVAAVDRLQRGIEYMRSVGDVTSARIFETILEDEEEHIDYLDRQLDLINQLGEPLYLSTHVES
- a CDS encoding (2Fe-2S)-binding protein, translated to MYVCMCHAFTDEDIRAQIACGHTSVNKIGRSCGAGRDCGACVKKIQAILRSKPAEGGTIELKIAG
- a CDS encoding ABC transporter, whose amino-acid sequence is MGFVDLITLPAKVAVAATQATLGMGQLVAPDGPLRRPGGYADQFSAVVGPGGLAEQINKLLTDPNGPIALLQRLAEVTANDRPLGQAMAPGGALDRVLSEEGPVQRLARPGSPVDRFLREGGGLDHLVAADGPIDRLLSDGGALDRITAEGGVIDRILGEDGLAERLLAEEGFVEKLTAEGGTLDQLVDLGDTIDRLHDAVITLNAAVEPLTELVNRIPGGRRRRSVRDVYTEIEHDPH
- a CDS encoding HIT family protein, producing the protein MATVFSKIIAGEIPGRFVWSDDRVVAFLTIAPVAQGHTLVVPRDEVDNWQDVDPSLFAHCSTVAQHIGKAVCSAFDAPRAGMLIAGFEVPHLHLHVFPAADMSGFDLSLADPQAPPEQMDVAAERIRAALRAQGHGAQVAGA
- the purD gene encoding phosphoribosylamine--glycine ligase — translated: MRVLVIGSGAREHALVSALADDPAVEAVVCAPGNAGIAARAQVLPVDAASGDAVVGLARDTAADLVVVGPEVPLVLGVADAVRAAGIACFGPSAAAARIEGSKAFAKDVMAAAGVRTARAESVDNAGDLDAALGRFGPTWVVKDDGLAAGKGVVVTADLEEARAHAAAVLDGGHPVLLESFLSGPEVSLFCLVHGRTVVPLLPAQDHKRAGDGDAGPNTGGMGAYAPLPWLPQEMTDRIVDEVVAPVAAEMADRGCPYTGLLYAGLAIDSEGPAVVEFNCRFGDPETQAILPLLRTPLGAVLAAAADGTLAGLPPLEWRAGAAVTVVLAAQNYPAIPRTGDVISGAGLADGPDGTAVLHAGTARGEDGRLVSAGGRVLNVTGTGDDLAQARAAAYARLAQINLPGAHHRTDIGLAAEQGRISV
- a CDS encoding pyridoxal phosphate-dependent aminotransferase; this encodes MDVLKAAGERSRAHGDLVSLAAGQPSTPAPTPVLAAAREALGSHLLGYTEALGIPELREAIARYHHERSGVAVDADDVIVTTGSSGGFTLIFLAAFDAGDTVVMARPGYPAYRNTLAALGCRVVEIDCGADTRFQPTVEMLEEHTRRAGAAPAGLIVASPANPTGTVIDPAGLAALARWCEEHGTLLVSDEIYHGIEFSSGADAGGPAPGGPAPDGPAPDGPAGRAEALPPTSSAWETSREAVVMGSVSKYFSMTGWRLGWMLVPRGLRRAVDRLTGNMNICPPALSQVAAVAAFSPESRAELDAHVRRYARNRALMLEGLPSIGIGDLAPADGAFYVYADIGHLTRDSLRWSTGLLRDTGVAVTPGVDFDTRRGGATIRMSFAGAEEEIAEALDRMGSYLPHRA